GGCGTCGGACTGGACGCCACCGGTGGCGAAGAAGCCGACGAGCAGGGAGCCGGCGACACCGCCGACGAGGTGGACACCGACGACGTCCAGGGAGTCGTCGTAGCCGAGCTTGAACTTCAGGCCGACCGCCATGGCGCACAGCACACCGGCGATGACACCGATCGCGATCGCGCCGAGCGGCGAGCAGGATCCGCCGGACGGGGTGATGGCGACCAGGCCGGCGACCGCGCCGGAGGCGGCACCGAGCGTGGTGAACGCACCGTGGCGGATCTTCTCGTACGCGAGCCAGGCGAGCATCGCGGCGGCCGTGGCGACCTGGGTGTTGACGAACATCACCGCGCCGACGCCGTCGTCGTTGCCCAGCCACGATCCGGCGTTGAAGCCGAACCAGCCGAACCACAGCAGACCGGCGCCGAGCATCACCAGCGGCAGGCTGTGCGGCCGCATCGGGTCCTTCTTGAAGCCCACACGCTTGCCGATGACCAGGATCACGCCGAGGGCCGCGGCTCCGGCGTTGATGTGGACGGCGGTACCGCCGGCGAAGTCGATGACGCCGAGCTCGAAGAGCCAGCCGCCCGCGCCCCACACCCAGTGCGCGACCGGGAAGTACACGACGGTGACCCAGAGCGTGATGAACAGCGCCCAGGCGGTGAACTTGACGCGGTCGGCGAGCGCACCGCTTATCAGCGCGGGCGTGATGATCGCGAACATCAGCTGGAAGACGGCGAAGACGTACACCGGGATGGTGTAGCCGTCCCACAGCTGGGTGAGGCCGAGGCCACTCAGTCCGACGTAGTCGGAGGTCCAGCCGATGAGGCCACCCTTGTCGGTGCCGAATGCGGCGCTGAATCCGTACAGCACCCAAAGGATCGTGACGATCCCGAGGCTGATGAAGCTCATCATCAGCATGTTCAGGGTGGACTTGACCCGGACCATGCCTCCATAGAAGAAGGCCAGGCCCGGAGTCATGATCATCACCAGGGCGGAGCAGATGAGCATGAAGCCGGTGTTGGCTGCAGACAGCGTCGGGGTGTCTGCTGCAAGCGTCGAGATGCCTGTTGGCATCGGCGTCTCCTCGTCGTCGGTGCGGCCGCGTGCGGGCGAAGCCTGAGCGGAAGGGCGGGCCGGTTATTCGCCCTGAGGTTGGCGCAATGCCGTTTCGGTCGATGCCGCACGATGTTTCGCCGCAGTGACGAAGAGGTCCGGCGTGTTACACCGCCATGAACTGCGGGGTCACGAGTACGTAACGGGAGTACCCTCTGCGCACGTCGCGGGCCTGAGGAATAACGGCTCGCAGGCCGCCTCGCTGAACCGGCCGCGACGTCACCCGGATGACCTGCGGCGGGGGAGCCGAGTCGGACTGTTCGGGGTGAGCGTCGCGGCCGGGGCCTTGAAGGAGCGGCCTCTCAGACCGCTTCCGCGGTCTCGGGCAGCTGGGAGGTGAGCTGGTCGGTGAGGTGGACGACCTCGGCCACGTCACCGAAGTCCCGGGCCGCGCTGTCGACGGTCTTGCGCAGCCGGGTGTTGACCCGCTCGGAGCGGACCCGCTTGGCGACCTTCAGCGCCTCCCCGGCCAGGGCAGTCGACTGTTCGGGCTCCCTCTTGAGCAGATGAACGGTGGCCATACCGATCAGGTTCAGCGCGTACGACCGCTGGTGCTCCTGGTCCTGGCCGAAGAGCTCCACGGCGCGCTGCATTATCGGCTCGGCGAGCGAGGCGTACGTGGGGCTGCGGCCTGCCACATAGGCCAGATCACGGTACGAGTGGGCGTTCTCGGCATTGAGCTCGGCCTCGGAGAAGAAGCGGATCCAGTCCGGCTCCGGCTCGCCGTCCATACCAGCGTCGGCGAAGGTGTCCTCGGCCATCCGGACGGCTCGCTTGCACTTGCTGGGCTGGCCCATATTGGCGTAAGCGCGGGCCTCCATCGCATACAGCATCGCCTGGGTGCGCGGGGTGGCGCAGTCGCGGCTGCCGTACTGCGCGAGATGAATGAGCTCCAGGGCGTCGTCCGGCCGCCCCAGGTGGATCATCTGGCGGCTCATGGAGGACAGGATGTACGAGCCGAGAGGCTTGTCGGCCGCCTCCTTGGCGGCGTGCAGCGCGAGCACGAAGTACTTCTGCGCGGTGGGCTGCAGGCCGACGTCGTAACTCATCCAGCCGGCCAGCTCGGCGAGCTCGGCCGCGCATGTGAACAGGCGCTGGGCCGTGCCTTCGGGCTGCGGCTCCTGCAACAGGTCGGTGACCTCGTGCAGTTGGCCCACCACGGCCTTGCGGCGCAGTCCGCCGCCGCACTGTGCGTCCCACTGGCGGAACATCGCCGTGGTGGACTCCAGCAGGTCGAGCTCGGGCTTTGACAGCCGTGAGGACCTGCGCGCTGCGGCCGGCTGCGCTGCCGGCTCGCCGGGCGGTGAGGCCACCAGCCAGCGCTGCATGGGCTCGACGAGGGCGGGGCCCGCGGCCAGGGCGAGTGAGGTGCCGAGGAAGCCGCGCCGCGCCAGCATCAGATCGCTGCGGGAGAACTCACCGAGGAGGGCGACGGTCTGCGGGCCGGCCCACGGCAGGTCGACCCCGGACACCGACGGTGACTGGTGCGCCGTGCGCAGACCGATGTCCTCGATGGCGACCACGCACCCGAAGCGCTCGGAGAACAGCTCGGAGAGAATGCGGGGGATCGGCTCGCGCGGCTGTTCCCCGTCGAGCCAGCGGCGCACCCGTGAGGTGTCCGTGCTGATGTGGTGTGCGCCCATCTGGCGCGCCCGGCGGTTCACTTGGCGCGCCAGCTCGCCCTTCGACCAACCGCTGCGCACGAACCACGAACTCAACTGCTCGTTCGGGCGCTTGCCGGTATTCGTACCGCCTGCGC
This window of the Streptomyces sp. SLBN-118 genome carries:
- a CDS encoding ammonium transporter is translated as MPTGISTLAADTPTLSAANTGFMLICSALVMIMTPGLAFFYGGMVRVKSTLNMLMMSFISLGIVTILWVLYGFSAAFGTDKGGLIGWTSDYVGLSGLGLTQLWDGYTIPVYVFAVFQLMFAIITPALISGALADRVKFTAWALFITLWVTVVYFPVAHWVWGAGGWLFELGVIDFAGGTAVHINAGAAALGVILVIGKRVGFKKDPMRPHSLPLVMLGAGLLWFGWFGFNAGSWLGNDDGVGAVMFVNTQVATAAAMLAWLAYEKIRHGAFTTLGAASGAVAGLVAITPSGGSCSPLGAIAIGVIAGVLCAMAVGLKFKLGYDDSLDVVGVHLVGGVAGSLLVGFFATGGVQSDAKGLFYGGGLDQLGKQAIGVGAVLAYSLVASAILAFILDKTIGMRVDEDVEVSGIDQDEHAETAYDFSGAGGGAGSRKAVPTPAETVAAAENKKVDA